ATGACACTTATCGTTCTATCGATTTGATCGATGACATCATATCGATAAAGATGGCGTTACCTCATTCACCGGAGACGCCTTCATGTCCACGTCAGTCATCGCCGCACTGCAGATCGGCGCATCGCCCGCCGGCACGCGCGCCACGCTCGACTCGATCCTCGGCTACGAAACCGCGATCCGCGACAGCGGCGCGTCGCTCGTCGTGCTGCCCGAGGCCGTGCTCGGCGGCTATCCGAAAGGCGAGATCTTCGGCACGCGGCTCGGCTACCGGCTGCCCGAAGGCCGCGACGCGTACGCGCGCTATGCCGCGCAGGCGATCGACGTGCCGGGGCCCGAAACCGACGAGCTGGCCGCGCTGTCGCAGCGCACGGGCGCAAGCCTCGTGGTCGGCGTGATCGAGCGCGGCGGCAGCACGCTGTACTGCACGGCGCTGTTCTTCGATCCGCGCGACGGGCTCGTCGCGAAGCATCGCAAGCTGATGCCGACCGGCACCGAGCGGCTGATCTGGGGGCAGGGCGACGGCTCGACGCTGCCCGTCGTCGACACGGCCGCGGGCCGCGCGGGCGCCGCGATCTGCTGGGAGAACCACATGCCGCTGCTGCGCTGCGCGATGTACGCGAAGGGCGTGCAGATCTGGTGCGCGCCGACCGTCGACGAGCGCGACGTCTGGCAGAGCTCGATGCGGCATATCGCGCACGAGGGGCGCTGCTTCGTCGTCAGCGCGTGCCAGGTGCAGCCGTCGCCGCGTGCGCTCGGCATCGACGTGCCGGGCTGGGATCCGGAGCGGCCGCTGATCCGTGGCGGCAGCGTGATCGTCGGGCCGCTCGGCGACCTGCTGACGGAGCCGCTGATCGGCGAAGCCGGGCTCGTGACCGCGCGCATCGATACCGATGAACTCGTGCGGGCGCGCTACGACTTCGACGTGGTCGGGCATTACGCGCGGCCCGACGTGTTCTCGCTGCACGTCGACGAGCGGCCGAAGCGGACGGTCGTGTTCGGCGGGTAGGGAGCGGAGGTGGGCCGGGCGCCGGGCGGCGGCCCGGAACAAGAGCGGCGACGGCGCGCAACGCGCGCGCCGTCGTGCCGCGTCAGCGCATCGGCGCTTCCGCGATTCGCATGTAGTCGGCGATTCGCCGTCCTTCCATGTCCGGAAACTGCTCGTGTACGAGGATGTCGCCCATCCGCGCGATGTCGAAGGTGCGGAAAT
This region of Burkholderia contaminans genomic DNA includes:
- a CDS encoding carbon-nitrogen hydrolase family protein; protein product: MSTSVIAALQIGASPAGTRATLDSILGYETAIRDSGASLVVLPEAVLGGYPKGEIFGTRLGYRLPEGRDAYARYAAQAIDVPGPETDELAALSQRTGASLVVGVIERGGSTLYCTALFFDPRDGLVAKHRKLMPTGTERLIWGQGDGSTLPVVDTAAGRAGAAICWENHMPLLRCAMYAKGVQIWCAPTVDERDVWQSSMRHIAHEGRCFVVSACQVQPSPRALGIDVPGWDPERPLIRGGSVIVGPLGDLLTEPLIGEAGLVTARIDTDELVRARYDFDVVGHYARPDVFSLHVDERPKRTVVFGG